In a genomic window of Dyadobacter fermentans DSM 18053:
- a CDS encoding glycosyltransferase family 2 protein, with the protein MLDRLFGRRKIHAGDENGLVTVILTVWKRNHLEEQIAALLSQTEQPYQIWIYQCGAHVNIEKVLRKYSNIQFVSSSVNLKYFGRFSLALHVKSEYVWILDDDVIPSPNWLEEARRMSEARNAIIASAGRIISYQARSNGPEITDLRRFLVGDGDEEKFCNYNRTDTETDFGCNSWLFKRDWVSLFWRIKPYTLENAEDIHLSAACKIFENIPTIVPAQSELLLCGNLKKYYGHDEVASWKRFDFQKERIEVINYLIREHGWQILQRTYREHPTL; encoded by the coding sequence ATGTTGGACAGGTTGTTTGGTAGAAGGAAAATACATGCGGGCGATGAAAATGGACTCGTAACGGTTATTCTAACGGTTTGGAAAAGAAATCACTTGGAAGAACAGATTGCGGCGCTTTTGAGCCAGACCGAGCAGCCGTACCAAATATGGATATACCAATGCGGGGCCCATGTTAACATTGAAAAGGTCCTGAGAAAGTACAGTAATATCCAGTTTGTTAGTTCATCGGTTAACCTAAAATACTTCGGTAGATTTTCTCTCGCATTGCATGTGAAATCTGAATACGTTTGGATACTGGATGATGACGTTATCCCGTCACCGAACTGGCTTGAAGAAGCCCGAAGAATGTCAGAAGCTAGAAATGCAATTATAGCCAGTGCCGGGAGAATCATCAGTTATCAAGCGAGGTCGAATGGACCGGAAATAACTGATCTGAGACGTTTCCTGGTAGGGGATGGCGATGAGGAAAAATTTTGTAATTACAACAGAACTGACACAGAAACAGATTTTGGTTGCAATAGTTGGCTGTTCAAAAGAGATTGGGTGTCTTTATTTTGGCGAATTAAACCTTACACGCTCGAAAATGCGGAAGATATTCACTTATCTGCTGCTTGCAAGATATTCGAAAATATACCCACCATTGTACCTGCCCAGAGCGAGTTGTTATTATGTGGCAATTTAAAGAAGTATTATGGCCATGACGAGGTTGCGTCCTGGAAAAGATTTGACTTTCAGAAAGAGAGAATCGAGGTGATCAATTACCTGATACGCGAACATGGATGGCAGATATTGCAAAGAACATATCGAGAGCATCCGACGCTTTGA
- a CDS encoding HEPN domain-containing protein, producing MKTTLTHLPQTKQEQLKALTQIILGKVPAEMIILFGSYARGDWVEDYQEKYEYVSDFDILIVTKDKNSAKQVKKSRELEVELMANEEITRTSIIYHSIGFVNDKIERNYYFFVDILKEGIMLYDSGKFILSEPKNLNVAQRVEKSTEEFEHWFEGACQFLETAYIQIEKTWYKIAAFQLHQATERFYAAILLVFTDYKPRIHDIEILGNQVEKLDTNFATVFPRKTAEEDRLFILLKKAYIDARYNKNYKIEKEELEYLGSRVTLLRDLTERICRERIAGFADR from the coding sequence ATGAAAACCACCCTCACCCACCTCCCGCAAACCAAACAAGAGCAACTAAAAGCCCTCACCCAGATCATTCTCGGCAAAGTCCCGGCCGAAATGATCATCCTATTCGGCAGCTATGCGCGTGGCGATTGGGTGGAAGACTACCAGGAGAAATACGAGTACGTGAGCGATTTTGACATTCTGATCGTCACCAAAGACAAGAATTCCGCCAAGCAGGTTAAGAAATCGCGGGAGCTGGAAGTGGAGCTGATGGCCAATGAGGAAATCACCAGGACCAGCATCATCTACCACAGCATTGGCTTCGTGAACGACAAAATCGAGCGGAACTATTATTTCTTTGTAGATATTCTGAAAGAAGGGATTATGCTTTATGATTCCGGGAAATTCATTTTGTCCGAGCCTAAAAATCTCAATGTGGCGCAGCGGGTGGAAAAATCGACAGAGGAATTTGAGCATTGGTTCGAAGGTGCTTGCCAGTTCTTGGAGACAGCATATATCCAGATTGAAAAAACCTGGTATAAAATCGCTGCATTTCAACTTCACCAGGCCACGGAAAGATTTTACGCGGCCATCTTGCTGGTTTTCACTGATTACAAGCCAAGAATCCACGACATCGAGATTTTGGGAAATCAGGTCGAGAAACTGGACACAAACTTTGCAACCGTTTTTCCAAGAAAAACAGCCGAAGAGGATAGACTATTTATACTTCTCAAAAAAGCGTACATCGATGCGCGCTACAACAAGAATTACAAGATCGAAAAGGAAGAATTGGAATACCTCGGCAGTCGGGTGACATTGCTGAGAGATTTGACGGAGCGGATTTGCAGGGAGCGCATTGCGGGGTTTGCAGATAGGTGA
- a CDS encoding restriction endonuclease subunit S, with amino-acid sequence MEQQSNVPRLRFPEFSGDWNRFDLVDIFEIYDGTHQTPTYTSEGVNFVSVEDIKDLKASRKYISEAAFRKDFKIKPKTNDILMTRITAGTIGDTAIVRDDEPLGIYVSLALLRIKIDGSVEFFNQNINSVYFRKELHKRIIHTAFPKKINLGDIGGCKISICSKKEQQKIASFLTAVDEKLQALKKKKSLLEQYKKGVMQKIFSQELRFKGDNGEAFPDWQKVKFGEVYTFKVTNSLSRDKLNYTEGEVRNIHYGDIHTKFNILFDIKKEPVPFVNDDVLLNRLSEDSYCKEGDLVIADASEDYNDIGKSIEIFNLDGEKVLAGLHTFLARPNRNTMSPGFGGYLMRSEKVKLQLMFIAQGTKVLSISTSRLSNIEIDLPIIFEQKKIVDFLSNLDSTIACCTNEIQLLEIWKKGLLQRLFV; translated from the coding sequence ATGGAACAGCAAAGTAATGTGCCGAGGTTGCGGTTTCCTGAATTCTCGGGAGATTGGAACAGATTTGATTTAGTTGATATTTTTGAAATTTACGACGGTACTCATCAAACCCCAACTTACACAAGTGAAGGTGTAAATTTTGTAAGTGTAGAAGATATAAAAGATTTAAAAGCGTCAAGAAAATACATATCTGAGGCAGCATTTAGAAAAGATTTCAAAATAAAACCAAAAACTAATGATATTTTGATGACCCGCATAACTGCTGGTACAATTGGTGACACCGCTATTGTAAGGGATGACGAGCCTCTTGGTATCTATGTTAGCCTAGCTCTGCTTCGCATTAAAATTGATGGTAGTGTAGAATTTTTCAACCAAAATATTAATTCAGTTTATTTTAGAAAAGAACTTCATAAAAGGATTATCCATACCGCGTTCCCCAAAAAGATTAACCTAGGGGACATTGGGGGATGCAAAATATCAATATGCTCAAAGAAGGAACAACAAAAAATTGCCTCCTTCCTAACCGCAGTAGACGAAAAACTGCAAGCCCTCAAAAAGAAGAAAAGCCTTTTGGAACAATACAAAAAAGGGGTGATGCAAAAAATCTTTTCGCAGGAGTTGAGATTTAAGGGTGATAATGGAGAGGCGTTTCCGGATTGGCAGAAAGTTAAGTTTGGTGAGGTATATACCTTTAAGGTTACCAATTCACTGTCGAGAGACAAACTGAACTATACCGAAGGCGAAGTCAGAAACATTCATTATGGAGACATACATACAAAGTTTAACATACTTTTCGACATCAAGAAGGAGCCGGTTCCCTTTGTAAACGACGATGTTTTATTGAATAGGCTTAGCGAGGACAGCTATTGCAAAGAGGGTGATTTGGTTATTGCAGATGCGTCGGAGGACTACAATGACATTGGTAAAAGTATTGAAATCTTCAACCTAGACGGCGAAAAAGTACTAGCCGGACTTCACACTTTTCTTGCACGGCCCAATCGTAATACGATGTCGCCTGGATTTGGAGGCTATCTGATGCGGTCAGAAAAAGTCAAGTTGCAGTTAATGTTTATTGCGCAGGGGACAAAAGTACTCAGCATATCAACATCAAGATTGTCTAATATTGAAATCGACCTTCCAATAATCTTCGAGCAAAAGAAAATAGTTGATTTTTTGTCAAATTTAGATTCGACAATTGCCTGCTGCACAAATGAGATTCAGTTACTTGAAATCTGGAAGAAAGGTTTACTCCAAAGGTTATTTGTTTAA
- a CDS encoding vitamin K epoxide reductase family protein, which translates to MLNFFKVSGDNATDTLYSLLRNLNAKVTWETVRETMLQHPDSPSLLSLSEVLSGWNIDNAALQLNTVEQLREIPVPFITQIKKKGGWYILINQIREKHIQYTDSEQGEVTLSLSDFEKRWTGIVLLTEINEQSGEVDYDSKRLKEQLRKWRSPFVSGATLLVLFSALMFAGRSFSTPEWLLFFTKISGLFFTGLLIAKQLGSKNDLTDRLCRINDKTSCENVLNSPGAKLFGWLNWSDLGLLYFAGGSSALLFTGEQHNEFNLLNALALLAMPYVAFSIYYQAYKVRQWCTLCLGVQVILIVEGVIALTQLKALPGHIQPYLVLLIGFLLPTIAWVIIKPLLDSRTQIRREHEELLALKRDPAIFKTLLIQQPQSPPISADIYPLVLGNPDAEIKITMVTNPYCSSCSRAHKELEQLVLQDENVSVTTIFSTTGDSSPATKVVTHLLALARHETSARSALTEWYSQKEKDYNAWAKSHPTTTDPTEMMAICRNQRLWCHEADIALTPTIYINGYKMPEIYKLESLQWILKRVEFDKVLESNV; encoded by the coding sequence ATGCTTAACTTCTTTAAAGTTTCCGGAGATAATGCCACCGATACATTGTATAGCCTGCTGCGAAATCTGAATGCAAAAGTGACCTGGGAAACCGTTCGGGAAACGATGTTGCAGCATCCCGATTCTCCGAGTTTACTGAGTTTGAGTGAAGTTCTGTCGGGTTGGAACATTGATAACGCCGCGCTTCAACTGAATACAGTGGAACAGCTCCGCGAGATTCCTGTGCCATTTATTACGCAAATCAAAAAGAAAGGTGGATGGTATATTCTGATCAATCAAATTCGCGAAAAACATATCCAATACACCGACAGTGAGCAGGGAGAGGTAACTTTATCGCTGAGCGATTTTGAAAAAAGGTGGACTGGGATAGTGTTATTGACAGAAATCAATGAGCAATCCGGTGAAGTTGATTATGATTCAAAACGATTAAAGGAGCAATTGAGGAAGTGGCGGAGCCCGTTTGTATCAGGAGCGACGTTACTCGTTTTATTTAGCGCTCTAATGTTTGCCGGACGAAGCTTTTCAACTCCCGAATGGCTATTGTTTTTTACAAAAATTTCCGGCTTGTTTTTTACGGGTTTGTTGATTGCCAAACAATTAGGTAGTAAAAATGACTTGACGGACCGGCTATGCAGGATTAATGACAAAACCAGTTGCGAAAACGTTCTGAATTCACCCGGCGCTAAGCTGTTCGGCTGGCTAAACTGGTCGGACTTAGGCTTACTCTACTTTGCAGGCGGTTCTTCTGCTTTGCTCTTCACAGGTGAACAGCACAATGAATTCAATCTTTTAAATGCCCTTGCTTTGCTAGCGATGCCTTACGTCGCTTTTTCGATTTATTATCAAGCCTATAAAGTGCGTCAGTGGTGCACATTATGCCTTGGGGTACAGGTAATTCTTATTGTCGAAGGAGTAATAGCACTGACTCAATTGAAGGCCTTACCCGGACATATCCAGCCATATTTAGTGCTGCTGATTGGCTTTTTGCTTCCAACTATTGCATGGGTAATTATAAAGCCGTTATTAGATAGCCGAACCCAAATCCGTCGTGAGCATGAAGAATTATTGGCTTTAAAGCGAGATCCGGCAATATTCAAAACCTTGTTAATTCAACAGCCTCAATCACCGCCAATTTCTGCTGATATTTACCCGCTTGTGCTCGGAAATCCTGATGCTGAAATCAAAATTACAATGGTGACGAACCCTTATTGCAGTTCGTGTTCCAGGGCACATAAGGAATTGGAACAGTTGGTTTTGCAAGATGAGAATGTGAGCGTGACGACCATTTTTTCTACAACCGGCGATTCCAGTCCCGCGACGAAGGTAGTTACACATTTATTGGCATTGGCCAGGCACGAAACGTCGGCTCGCAGTGCTTTAACTGAATGGTATAGTCAAAAAGAAAAGGACTACAATGCATGGGCTAAGTCCCATCCAACGACCACAGATCCCACGGAGATGATGGCAATATGCCGAAACCAAAGGCTATGGTGCCATGAAGCGGATATCGCCCTAACTCCCACTATTTATATCAACGGCTACAAAATGCCCGAAATATATAAACTAGAAAGCTTGCAATGGATTTTAAAGAGAGTGGAGTTTGATAAAGTGTTAGAATCAAACGTATGA
- a CDS encoding abortive infection family protein — MKLAREIIGLVEKEHFEVEYYYLLIETIESNKGLNPDICIETCKSLLEGISKFILKKIDTTYNGQAIDNLDFHQIVKKSSLKLGEYSLSFEVDFVRKLEDLMKVVGNIRNKRGDISHGRLSPKEIKSDLLFSDLVMSITDSVLHYKLKCFCDVNLAKEIRYEDYMNFNEWLDTVNPIGSISYSKALFDQEIKTYKQQLFDYLDLNGLSEE; from the coding sequence ATGAAATTAGCTAGGGAAATTATAGGGCTTGTCGAAAAAGAACATTTTGAGGTCGAGTATTACTATTTGTTAATTGAGACCATTGAGTCAAATAAGGGCTTGAATCCTGATATATGTATAGAAACTTGTAAATCTCTATTGGAGGGGATTTCCAAATTCATTTTAAAGAAGATCGACACAACTTACAACGGACAGGCCATAGATAACTTAGATTTCCATCAAATTGTTAAGAAATCATCGCTCAAATTAGGTGAATATTCGCTAAGCTTTGAAGTCGACTTTGTTCGAAAGCTAGAAGACCTAATGAAGGTCGTAGGTAATATACGTAATAAAAGAGGTGATATTTCACATGGAAGGTTGTCACCAAAAGAAATAAAGAGTGATTTGCTCTTTTCTGATTTAGTGATGAGTATTACTGACAGTGTGTTACATTACAAATTGAAATGTTTTTGTGATGTTAACCTAGCCAAAGAGATCAGGTATGAAGACTACATGAATTTTAATGAATGGCTCGATACAGTTAATCCCATAGGTAGTATTAGTTATAGCAAGGCTTTGTTTGACCAAGAGATAAAAACGTATAAACAACAGTTGTTTGATTACTTGGACCTAAATGGTTTGTCTGAGGAGTAG
- a CDS encoding glycosyltransferase, which produces MKTALFIMLPVPSHYNACFGLANQLRMQGYRVVFSGTRDLQKHVEAQDFEFTILHCLEEYLVNNWRAALGFFLKNIVNKRFTLLRYREFLESLQAVREICLAVDPDEIFIDQHLNHYYFLLHQQYKNITLVNSKLPTRRQKGIPPLTCDTPFRDSFVYRLLANVLWRAYLAKRGALSILKKAVFLGADDQYFLKRFSSRQGVDIDLFRRRDNALYESIRNVPIIHLRPRFLEYDWYVPDEYERFVYYAFEKKSNDSQDSSAIWTSIYALRNDANTKKKNLIYASLGTLGALHKAVATGFFRRLITAVEHIPDTYLIISAGEMYTDIANRQNEKVLITRFMPQTELLPYCDLMVTHAGMNSICECLTAGVPMLAYPLNYQSDQPGNAARLVAKGLGIKGNLRRDSARNIRMKIMELLNNLTYRDNVGQVNMNPINDWNLETDLAKSP; this is translated from the coding sequence ATGAAAACTGCTCTTTTTATCATGCTTCCGGTTCCGAGCCACTATAACGCCTGTTTTGGCCTTGCAAATCAACTGCGGATGCAAGGATACCGCGTAGTGTTTTCGGGCACTCGGGACTTACAAAAGCATGTCGAAGCACAGGATTTCGAATTTACTATACTACACTGCTTGGAAGAGTATCTGGTAAACAATTGGCGGGCGGCTTTGGGTTTCTTTTTGAAAAATATTGTTAACAAAAGATTCACGCTTCTTCGCTACCGGGAGTTTCTCGAATCCCTGCAAGCAGTTCGTGAAATTTGTCTCGCTGTTGATCCTGATGAGATTTTTATTGACCAACATTTAAACCATTATTATTTCTTACTTCATCAGCAATACAAAAACATAACGTTAGTCAACAGTAAGCTGCCAACGCGCCGGCAAAAGGGCATACCTCCTTTAACTTGTGACACGCCGTTTAGGGACAGTTTTGTTTATCGCTTGTTGGCGAATGTTCTTTGGAGAGCTTACCTGGCTAAACGTGGGGCATTGTCCATATTAAAGAAAGCAGTGTTTTTAGGTGCCGATGATCAGTACTTTTTAAAAAGATTTTCATCGAGGCAAGGTGTGGACATTGATTTGTTTCGCCGGAGGGACAATGCCCTTTACGAAAGTATAAGGAATGTGCCGATCATTCATCTTCGGCCTCGGTTCCTGGAATATGATTGGTATGTGCCGGACGAATATGAGCGGTTTGTCTATTATGCTTTTGAAAAAAAATCCAACGATTCACAGGATTCTTCTGCCATCTGGACGAGCATTTATGCGTTACGTAACGATGCAAACACGAAAAAGAAGAATTTGATTTACGCTTCATTGGGAACGCTGGGTGCATTGCACAAAGCAGTCGCAACCGGTTTTTTCCGTAGATTAATTACTGCTGTTGAGCACATACCAGATACTTACCTGATTATCTCCGCTGGTGAGATGTACACGGATATCGCAAACCGACAAAATGAAAAAGTGTTGATCACGCGGTTTATGCCTCAAACCGAATTGCTACCATATTGCGATTTGATGGTCACGCATGCCGGGATGAACTCGATATGTGAGTGTTTAACGGCAGGTGTCCCAATGCTCGCGTATCCACTGAACTATCAAAGCGATCAACCGGGAAATGCTGCGCGATTGGTGGCGAAAGGGTTGGGCATAAAGGGGAATTTGCGGAGAGATTCGGCACGAAATATCAGAATGAAGATAATGGAATTGTTGAATAATTTGACCTATCGAGACAATGTCGGTCAGGTTAACATGAACCCAATCAATGATTGGAATTTAGAGACGGATTTGGCCAAATCACCATAG